The genomic segment GCATGAGTGACGTGAGACACAGAGGGGGCCCCCCCTGCCCCGCGGTGCCGCTGATACTCAGGCTGCACATGCTCCTCCGTCTGTAAGCTCACTGAAAACTGGGAGTGAGACGAGAAGCTTGTTGGCAGGCATTGGGACTCCCTGACtctgggtgagagggagggagcctGGGAGACCCCACTACCCACTTCGACCTGCAAGCCCTCTCCTTCCACCCTAGCCCTTCAGGCCCAGCTCCCCCAAAGTCCCTCCTTTCTCACCTGCAAACAAGCTACAGTTCCTTCTCCTAAGTTTAAGGTCCCCACCACGTCCTCGCCGAGTCTGTATACAGATTTGAAGATGCCAAATGTTCCAACTTTTCCTCGGCCATCACTGATGTTGTACAGATCTGGGGAGAATGGGACACAGTAAGCCTGAGGTCCACACTGGGGGAATGACTAGGGCTGGAATTCAGAGGCCACGAGGTGGGGCCTTCCTTTATAATCCAGGGTGAGGTATCAGTGGATCCTCCAAAGAATATGGCAGTTAAAAGAACCAGTCTCTGAGGCAGGAATACTGTGGGGGGAGGATGGGGCGGGGCGATTCTGAAAGGATTCTCACGGAGGCTGCGGCAGGATGTGGCAGCCATGAGGCGCTCCCCAGCCAGCTCAGTGAGCCATGAGTCCTTCTTCCCACATTCATCCTCTTCCAAGAAGGGACTGGATGGGGCTACAGCCTCATCCTGGGGAAAGTGGACCTCTTGAAGGCCTAGAGAGAATGAGTGGAGAGGTGGTgggagagaacagagaggagAGTAGAGGTTAGGGTTTTCGATCCAACCTGAGAGGGCTGAAGGTAAGGGGTGCCACGGCTGAGGTACACATCTCACCTATGCTCCAGAATCTTCTCTTCCCAACGCCCCTCACACCTTCACTACGATCAGGAAgcttccctccagcccctctcacAAACCCTCTAAAGATCATTTCTGCTTTGGTGAGGCTcttccccagcccttccctccaggaagccttacTTACCAGTCAGCACAAGAACCCTCAGAGGGACCCTGAGTAAAGTGATGGGTGAGTTGACACGCTGGCAGCCGATGGTCAGTTTGTAGACATACTTGACTGACTGACCCCGAAAGGAGGGTGGTCCCTCTATAGGCAGCACTTCGCTGTAGGAGTCTGGTTGGGAAGTAGCCGTCAGAGCAGCCAGAAGCAGCCAAAGAAGTCCTCCCTCCAGGAGCCGCAGAGGGCAATCCAGGGGTCAGGGGGCAGTCACTCACATGATTTGGACTCTCCAGGGTCTAGCCTCAGGTCACAGAATAGGATTTTTGGTGGAGTGGAAAGGATACACTGACCCCTCTCACCTAAGAAAGATAAGACTACAGCTTAACAACCCCATCGCCTAGCACTGGAAAGGCTAGCGCAGCCGGTGGGGGCGCTAAGCACTGCCAACAAAGGGCAACCCCCTCTAAGCCACTCCTCTTTTCTCACTGTGAGATAGGAACAGTTTTACACCCCCAGAGCAATAACTGCACTCCCCCACATCCCCAATGCCACAGAAATTATAATGACCCACCAGAACAGTCTGACAGCTTCACCCTTGGGCAACAATGATTCCATCCCCCCCAAAGGCAAATGCCCCATCTCTAACCTCGGTGTGGTAGAAAGACAGTCTGGCTCTCAGGCTGGACATCTGGCTGACTGGAGTCAGGGGGAGGCAGTGCTACCCGACTCTCACTGGCATGGAACTGGCAGTGGATCTGGGCACTGGCCCAGGCCAGAGCCTCACtatgggagggggaaaaaagggcaTCAGAGGGGAGTTCCTGACCTCACAAATGGTCTCCCAAACTCcctaccacactgagaagaccAACACAGTGAGATGGCTGTCCTCCGGATCAGAGAATCCAGAACCCCAAAGAGAAACGATTAAACAAAGGGAAGTAGACTGGGAGTAAAAGGGGGAGTgcgggaggaaagaggaaaggagagtggAGCGCTATTGTTACCCACACCTTGTGTTATTAAATAGCCCTTTCCTGCAATGAGAGCACAATGAACAAGAAGGCAGTGATGTAACCACAGGACAACCTGAGCTCTGGCTCAGCACTAGAGATACCAGGCTTCCCTCCCAGAAGGACCACCACCATCAGTACCAGCATCCCCACCTGGATGCAGAAGTGGCCGTCGGGGGCAGGGGGTTGGTGACGGTCACCACACACTCCAGCGCCTCGCCTGCCAGAAACACAGGGCCTCTGCTCAGCTCCGCTACCACTTCAATCATGGCAGCTCCGGAATCGGATCTAGAAGGAATCGAGTCTCAGAGGTCAGTACCACGGCAGGGAGGGGTGTCTCAGGGAGCCTGGAGGTGAGGACCGAGGAAATGGGCCTTCGACACCACGGTGTCAGAGGCAACCGCCCGGATCTGGGGTGCGGGAAGGCGGCAGGGAGGTCCGGCGGCAGCCGACTCGGCACAGCGGCGGGAGATGGCGTTGCTCTGGGAcccagccccccgcccctctCGGCGCCGGTTCGCTCCCCCTACTCCGCCGGGACCCCCAGGCCGCCTCCGCCCCCTTCCCTCGAGGTTCCGcgccccagcccagggccacgGCGGCCCGGCACCTCGCACCCCTAGCCCGGACACCTCGCACGGTCGAGAGCGGGGGTTCGGCACACCGAGGCCCTCGGCCGCCCGCCCCTCCGGGCCCGGGCCCAGTGCGCAGCTGCGGCTGCGGCCGCGGCAGAGGCGGGACTTCCCTCGGCCCCCTCTTCCCCCTCGGAGCCCCTTCCGGCCGGAAGCTCCCGGCCGGCTGGGCCGGAAGGGGCCGCAGAGATCCCGTCGCTCTGGGTCACCTTCCCACGGGCTGGCACCCGGGCGCGGGCGCCGCCTGGGACACCGGCCGGCGGGACCCGGCATCCACCCCTGGGGCGCCTGGTGCCacggcccgggggcggggccggggctgcCGCGAGCTCCCAGGCCGGCCCCGGGGGCGGTGCCTGGCGGGCTGCTCCTAGGCGCTCCTCCCCTCTCCGCTGGCCCAGTCGCCCTTTGGCCGGGCCAGCTAATCGCCGCGGCCCAATGACGTCGAGGCCCGATCCTTCCCGCCCAGGACCCAGAGAGACGACCGAGGGGGAGACCGTGGTGGCTTTATTGCTGTCGCCGCCActgcaacagcagcagcagcagctccccGGCTCCACGGAGACACCAGTTCAGCTCAGCTTTCCCCAGCGGCCGGCCCTCCGAGACAACACCTAACAGCACTCCGCGCCCGCATCTGGGCTTGGCTGGCCAGATACTTTGTACCAGAAAGCACCGGAACCGAGACCACCGAGGTCGTGGGGACCCAGGATCCAGGGAATATGGGAACCGGAGTCCCAGCCTCGGAGCAGACCAGCTGTGCCAAAGGGGATCCACAGGCTTATTGTCCTGAAAATACTGGAGGCACTCAGGCTGCGCACGTTACAGACTGCCAGAACCCTGAGGACAGTCAGCCCCAGAATGAGCAGGGCTACAGCAATCCGGAGGACCCTGGGCAGCTGATGGCTTCCTATGAGGGTAAAGCTAAGGGCTACCAGGTGCCTCCCTTTGGCTGGCGCATCTGCCTGGCTCACGAGTTTGCAGAGAAGAGGAAACCCTTTAATGCCAACAACGTCTCGCTAAGCAACCTGATGAAGCATTTGGGCATGGGCTTGAGGTGAGTAGATCCCATTGCCTAGAGTACCTTATGCCTCACTTTGTTCCAGCAGAGGCAGGAAAGGGTGAGAAAATAGGTGGGTGCCTTGTTCTAGTCAGGTGGCCCCTATTCCCAGCATAATTCTAAGCCCATGGTTTTGGAGGGTGAGACCAGGTCACATCTCTTTGTAGCCCCCTTCCTTCCAGGAACTTGTCTTTTTTAGCAAGAAAGAGCAGGAGCATTTGGGCCTTCCAGTCAACCTTACCCATTTGGGCTCCCTTTCACatactccttcttttccaaagACTGCCTTTTGGGATTAGCTATACTTTGTGACAAGGTAGGAAGGGAGACTGGCTTGTTGTGGTACTGATACAATGTTGTCTtatggggaggaggcaggattcTTAGCCTCAGATTCCGCTGAGCAGCTGGAGTATTCAGTGAACCTCATTTAATAGTCCCAACACCTATCAGCTTCTTTCCTCAAGCTTTGGCTCCAGGGAGTGGTTGAGAGCCTGCCTACTCTCAACCCTAAGGAGAGGGTGATAAGAGGTGCTGTTCACTCTATTCCGGAATAGACGGCCCCTGatataaaaagcaaagaagaccTTTGACCAGAGAGGCACTTGCCTTAGGTGTCCCCAGAGCTTAGTAATAATCTTCCAGAGCATTTCCTGGTCTCCCCCAACACGAGGGTGGCAGACACTCCAGGAGCTTATCCTGGGTTGTAGAACTCCTCCAGATCCCTCCAGATCCCCACTGAGTTCGAAAACTAGTGATGGGGCCAAGATGGGAACAGGTGAATGTAAAGACGGAAAGCATCACCCTGAGGTCATCCTGAGTCAATCCACACAGTAAACACAGAGCTGGGATGGGAGGCTTAAAGTTTGGGAAACACAGCCCTGACAATCTCTTAAATAGGGGCTTCTTCTCTTCCACAGTCAGTGCTGTCGGGCTGGGGAGCCGGTGTATCTAACCCAAGCCCTGGGCAGTGGGAAGGGCCTGCCGCTGCCTGGATATCTGACTCTTTTGCCAGTTCCTTTGGGTGGCCAGTACCAGAGAACAATAATCCCTCCAGGCTACTTCTGAAACTGACCCAGCCTAGTTTTGACCCCAAAAGGCTGTGGGTCAAAATAGGATCTAGGGCTGGGGTACTGAGAGAAGCACATTGGGGTGCAGGTGGTGGGACACTGAG from the Hippopotamus amphibius kiboko isolate mHipAmp2 chromosome 2, mHipAmp2.hap2, whole genome shotgun sequence genome contains:
- the RGP1 gene encoding RAB6A-GEF complex partner protein 2; this translates as MIEVVAELSRGPVFLAGEALECVVTVTNPLPPTATSASSEALAWASAQIHCQFHASESRVALPPPDSSQPDVQPESQTVFLPHRGERGQCILSTPPKILFCDLRLDPGESKSYSYSEVLPIEGPPSFRGQSVKYVYKLTIGCQRVNSPITLLRVPLRVLVLTGLQEVHFPQDEAVAPSSPFLEEDECGKKDSWLTELAGERLMAATSCRSLHLYNISDGRGKVGTFGIFKSVYRLGEDVVGTLNLGEGTVACLQFSVSLQTEEHVQPEYQRHRGAGGAPSVSHVTHARHQESCLHTTRTSFSLPIPLSSTPGFCTAVVSLKWRLHFEFVTSREPGLGLLPPMEQTEPVTWTGPEQVPVDTFSWDLPIKVLPTSPTLASYAAPGPSTSTITI